One region of Planctomycetota bacterium genomic DNA includes:
- a CDS encoding putative Ig domain-containing protein, with product MDKRKKHGAWKTIGITLLICIATANLAFADPITITTNSPLPDATLNTAYNTQANAAGGTLYNAMVVDGEYGDWPGGSGYRWEISAGALPTGMSLQTNGGWVDEWYDQGYNYFSGWLPGQAKIIGTPTQTGVYNFTLKSICFGGVNVTKEFTITVISGQLSITTNSLPQGTQTVAYSATLQATGGAAPRTWSITSGSLQAGLSLNGSTGIISGTPTASGSPSITFQVTSSDNQVITKTLTLNILATCLISTGSPLPDATLNTAYNTQVNATGGILYDATGPDSEEYWHISGAGYLWEKTAGTLPPGMTLDSTNGSSSDWHDQGNVSHDGLVAGQAKIIGTPTQPGTYNFTLKATAYDGTISTKDFSVTVIAAQLSISTNSLPQGTEGVAYSTVLASSGGVVPYTWSIITGSLQDGLALNTGIISGTPTANGSTNITFQVISSDSQVVTKTLTILIAPPCSITTNNPLPQAKVGIAYNTVINAAGGIRYDSMIVDGQEGDYPGGSGYRWDISAGNLPDWASLQTTSGSVEDWYDQGNNHYSGWLPSQGLLTGSPTVTGTSTFTLRARDYNGSIITKEFSFTVNYNFNITTQTIPYGRKDVAYSVALNAAGAPLPYAWFVINGTLPDGITLNSETGLLSGSPTVTGTYNFTIQVAGTDSTLNPIAQKEYSLLIKETWDMLTGGDHKGQDWTLANGDTIGGEHYNIGTFSINEEDSVLIQTGSGMKINATNIVITGTLSSISRDLLELSASEALTISGRVNLRDYSYGGTDSTGTQGADANNQTSGAGGGGYGGTGGAGGGTSPGIGGGTRGTGTGNDIAVGSKGGNVTIDEFIDPYGGMGGRALFSAGQTLDISGIIDASGNDGENGANSGGGGGGSGGGILFNAQTINLTGFVFAKGGNGGIPSEGCGGGGGGSGGRVKLYYTDFAFNGIIRINGGTGGGNGAHDGAFGTISQNGVVMEAPHNAPTNLSAEGSSSSEITLTWQDNSDNEFWFSIERKFSSHDTFVQIASVGPGEGTMGSVSFSDSHLQPGKPCYYRVRACNPAGNSAYSDMSAAVTFAQIPTIDETIESLNIIHEGILQTGLYQSFLDGLNLSKYYLGLNDYSSALTPLNTIGTTLAGLTDTEMTNKARTYFEYSLNEIKDYVSLHTGSSTLNLSLSEFYDDSVIDFIDSNGAMASSALSGNLTVNLAPTANPDIVEMTVTQSAYQGAAITVNGANTGAIAIINDTENPSVGTLNLTNGHIELTCNLLMASVNFPNHVNIASSLKGTLYPVSTRNGQTVVVSGGITTSLFGGGKFYETNAGNTQDTSLVEMQINKEKAPGLTDYIVPRKSKTTTYMPKVPCRIRNKSNAELTVYLYNLPDKNAPPENDGSGKLSFSNAANSVADSITLVLPPDNQEHNNWVDFDLSGEQESQLMSDTAIVINKNNADGEQIGKQTATVVWVDLAFTPIPQGLDKVEVSNDNTCKPFYQHPKGFGKPYLGVITRTNSVQFGFEIFGTVKPNDYNLPLIINQEVLRSAMYIIKPDNSVSFSNARCNSKDNPKSMWSTIVPLQGKIYFLDGPGFTPDVDSDATELDIDTKIAIRMNFNGWVTLGTQINLVCSDNFGYYIRAGAKVVDPGDSKPKRWEMEKIAGGGANNLDNTIATGTTNLTIDTVNALSFYVSPKAERPDPKLKTKIQFTANPNQQDVNTSFKWSFGDGNDAVGENQLYTYAGLSLLHLHNSSFALARVKAENATKAPKWFDEVDVVAVVNERPMPIIRLEKISRNTEEQLVIDIDGSGSFDKDGKINTYKWTLTALKNDEVIDQLEFKNDPNPIKVLFKEDTKDADSILVELEIIDDEISRATDAKLYKP from the coding sequence ATGGATAAGCGTAAAAAGCATGGCGCATGGAAAACCATCGGCATTACCCTATTAATATGTATAGCCACCGCAAACCTTGCATTTGCTGATCCTATTACAATAACAACTAATTCTCCTTTGCCCGATGCGACGCTTAATACCGCATACAATACACAGGCCAATGCCGCGGGAGGCACTCTTTATAATGCCATGGTGGTTGACGGAGAATACGGCGATTGGCCCGGCGGCTCCGGTTATCGCTGGGAAATCTCTGCCGGCGCTTTACCTACAGGAATGAGCCTGCAAACAAACGGCGGCTGGGTTGACGAATGGTATGATCAGGGATATAACTATTTTAGCGGATGGCTTCCCGGCCAGGCTAAAATAATCGGCACTCCTACGCAGACCGGCGTTTATAATTTCACCTTAAAATCAATTTGTTTCGGCGGTGTAAATGTAACCAAAGAGTTTACTATCACGGTAATTTCCGGACAACTTTCTATTACTACAAACTCTCTGCCTCAGGGAACGCAGACTGTTGCCTATAGCGCAACACTACAAGCCACCGGCGGTGCCGCTCCGCGCACTTGGTCAATCACGAGCGGTTCGCTTCAGGCGGGATTATCGTTAAACGGAAGCACAGGAATAATCAGCGGTACGCCAACCGCCAGCGGTTCCCCAAGTATTACTTTTCAGGTAACTTCATCTGATAACCAGGTTATTACAAAAACTCTTACATTAAATATACTGGCTACTTGTTTAATTAGCACTGGTTCACCCTTGCCCGATGCCACGCTTAATACCGCGTATAATACTCAAGTAAATGCAACAGGTGGGATTCTTTATGATGCTACCGGTCCCGATTCGGAAGAATATTGGCATATTAGTGGAGCCGGTTATCTTTGGGAAAAGACAGCCGGTACCCTCCCCCCAGGAATGACTCTTGATTCAACCAATGGTTCATCGTCAGATTGGCATGACCAGGGAAATGTTTCGCATGATGGATTAGTAGCCGGTCAGGCAAAAATAATCGGCACACCCACACAGCCAGGCACCTATAACTTCACCTTAAAAGCCACAGCTTATGACGGCACGATTTCTACCAAGGATTTCAGCGTAACGGTTATTGCCGCTCAGCTTTCCATTAGCACAAATTCCCTGCCTCAGGGAACAGAGGGAGTTGCTTACAGCACGGTTCTTGCTTCTTCCGGCGGAGTGGTTCCGTATACGTGGTCTATCATAACCGGCTCATTGCAGGACGGATTAGCTTTAAATACGGGAATAATCAGCGGCACGCCAACGGCAAACGGTTCTACCAATATTACTTTTCAGGTGATTTCATCGGATAGCCAAGTTGTAACAAAAACCCTTACTATCCTTATTGCGCCGCCTTGTTCTATCACCACCAATAACCCTTTGCCGCAGGCGAAAGTCGGGATTGCATACAACACGGTTATTAATGCGGCAGGCGGAATAAGATATGATTCCATGATAGTTGACGGACAGGAAGGTGATTATCCGGGCGGCTCCGGTTATCGCTGGGATATTTCCGCCGGAAATCTTCCGGACTGGGCAAGCTTGCAAACTACCAGCGGCTCGGTTGAAGATTGGTATGACCAGGGCAATAATCATTATTCCGGTTGGTTGCCGAGCCAGGGGCTTTTGACCGGTTCACCCACCGTCACCGGCACCAGCACCTTTACCCTTAGGGCACGTGATTATAACGGCTCTATTATCACAAAGGAATTTTCCTTTACGGTTAATTATAATTTCAATATCACTACCCAAACTATTCCGTATGGCAGGAAGGATGTAGCTTATAGCGTTGCTTTAAATGCCGCGGGTGCGCCGTTGCCTTATGCTTGGTTTGTTATCAATGGCACTCTTCCGGATGGCATAACCCTAAATTCTGAGACCGGGCTTTTGAGTGGTTCGCCTACCGTAACCGGAACGTATAATTTCACGATTCAAGTCGCCGGCACGGATAGCACCCTTAATCCGATAGCGCAGAAAGAATACTCGCTCCTTATTAAGGAAACCTGGGATATGCTGACAGGCGGCGACCACAAAGGCCAGGATTGGACTTTGGCTAACGGCGATACCATCGGCGGGGAGCACTATAATATCGGCACTTTCTCCATTAATGAAGAAGATAGCGTTTTAATCCAGACCGGCAGCGGCATGAAAATTAACGCCACTAATATCGTAATTACCGGAACCCTTAGCTCTATCTCGCGTGATTTGCTGGAATTATCAGCCAGCGAGGCTTTAACTATAAGCGGAAGGGTTAACCTGCGTGATTATTCTTATGGCGGAACAGATTCCACGGGAACACAAGGCGCGGATGCCAATAATCAGACCAGCGGCGCAGGCGGTGGCGGATACGGCGGAACAGGCGGCGCAGGCGGCGGCACTTCTCCCGGCATAGGCGGCGGAACAAGAGGCACCGGCACCGGGAATGATATTGCCGTGGGATCTAAAGGCGGCAACGTTACTATTGATGAATTTATTGACCCTTACGGCGGCATGGGCGGAAGGGCACTCTTTTCCGCCGGGCAAACTCTGGACATTTCAGGGATAATAGACGCGTCCGGCAATGATGGGGAAAATGGCGCTAATAGCGGCGGCGGCGGTGGTGGTTCGGGCGGCGGGATTCTTTTTAATGCCCAAACTATAAACTTAACCGGTTTTGTATTTGCCAAAGGCGGCAACGGCGGTATTCCGAGCGAAGGATGCGGCGGTGGTGGCGGTGGAAGTGGCGGTAGGGTAAAATTATATTATACCGACTTTGCATTTAACGGAATAATTAGGATTAATGGCGGAACCGGAGGGGGTAATGGCGCACATGACGGAGCGTTTGGGACTATCAGCCAAAACGGTGTGGTTATGGAAGCGCCCCATAATGCTCCGACTAATTTAAGCGCTGAAGGGTCTTCTTCATCGGAAATTACCCTTACCTGGCAGGATAATTCTGATAATGAATTTTGGTTCTCGATAGAACGTAAGTTTTCCTCTCACGATACCTTTGTCCAGATTGCGTCTGTTGGCCCGGGAGAAGGAACCATGGGTTCGGTAAGTTTTTCAGATAGCCATCTTCAGCCGGGAAAACCTTGTTATTACCGCGTCCGCGCTTGCAACCCGGCCGGAAACAGCGCTTATTCTGATATGTCCGCGGCGGTTACTTTTGCCCAAATCCCGACCATAGACGAAACTATTGAAAGTTTGAATATTATCCACGAAGGCATTTTACAGACCGGGCTTTACCAGTCATTCTTGGATGGACTTAACCTGTCAAAATACTATCTGGGCTTGAATGATTATTCATCCGCATTAACTCCACTCAATACCATTGGGACTACTTTAGCGGGATTGACTGATACGGAGATGACTAACAAGGCGCGGACATATTTTGAATATTCACTTAATGAAATCAAAGACTATGTTTCTTTGCATACCGGTTCATCAACGCTTAATTTAAGTTTAAGCGAATTTTATGATGACAGCGTGATTGATTTCATAGATTCCAATGGAGCGATGGCAAGCAGTGCGTTAAGCGGTAATTTGACCGTCAATCTTGCCCCAACGGCTAACCCGGATATCGTTGAAATGACTGTTACCCAATCGGCATATCAGGGAGCGGCAATAACGGTTAATGGGGCAAATACTGGCGCAATTGCGATTATCAATGATACAGAGAATCCATCGGTCGGAACACTCAACCTGACCAATGGCCATATAGAGCTTACTTGTAACTTGCTGATGGCCAGCGTTAACTTTCCTAATCATGTTAATATTGCGAGTTCGTTGAAAGGCACGCTGTATCCGGTAAGCACGCGCAATGGCCAAACCGTGGTTGTGAGCGGAGGAATAACAACATCATTATTTGGAGGAGGGAAGTTTTACGAGACGAATGCCGGGAATACTCAGGACACATCTCTGGTAGAAATGCAGATTAATAAGGAAAAAGCCCCTGGATTAACCGATTATATTGTCCCTCGTAAATCAAAGACAACGACTTATATGCCTAAAGTTCCCTGCCGTATAAGAAACAAATCCAATGCGGAATTAACTGTTTACCTTTATAATCTTCCTGATAAAAATGCCCCCCCTGAGAACGATGGCAGCGGTAAATTAAGTTTTTCAAATGCTGCTAACTCGGTTGCCGATAGTATTACGTTAGTATTACCGCCGGATAATCAGGAACATAATAATTGGGTTGATTTCGACCTTTCCGGCGAGCAAGAAAGCCAATTGATGAGTGACACCGCCATTGTTATTAATAAAAACAATGCGGATGGCGAACAAATCGGGAAGCAAACAGCCACTGTCGTTTGGGTAGATCTTGCATTTACTCCTATCCCCCAAGGGCTTGACAAAGTTGAAGTTTCCAACGATAATACTTGCAAGCCATTCTATCAACATCCAAAAGGATTTGGCAAACCATATTTGGGTGTCATAACTCGCACAAACTCTGTTCAATTTGGATTTGAGATATTTGGTACCGTTAAACCAAACGATTATAATCTACCTCTGATTATTAATCAAGAGGTTTTAAGGTCAGCAATGTATATAATAAAGCCGGATAATTCTGTTTCATTCAGCAATGCGCGATGTAATTCCAAGGACAATCCAAAGAGTATGTGGTCTACAATAGTTCCACTGCAAGGAAAAATTTATTTTCTTGATGGTCCTGGTTTCACTCCTGACGTTGACTCAGATGCCACAGAGCTAGACATAGACACAAAAATAGCTATACGGATGAATTTTAATGGCTGGGTTACTTTAGGAACACAAATCAACCTGGTTTGTTCCGATAATTTTGGTTATTACATTCGTGCCGGAGCAAAAGTGGTTGATCCGGGAGATAGTAAACCAAAACGCTGGGAAATGGAAAAGATAGCTGGCGGTGGCGCAAATAATTTGGATAATACTATTGCCACAGGAACAACCAATCTCACTATTGATACAGTCAATGCTCTATCTTTTTATGTTTCACCGAAGGCTGAACGGCCTGACCCCAAGCTTAAAACTAAAATTCAGTTTACGGCTAATCCTAACCAACAAGACGTAAACACATCTTTTAAGTGGTCTTTTGGTGATGGCAATGATGCTGTTGGAGAAAATCAGTTGTACACCTATGCTGGACTTTCCCTTCTGCATTTACACAACAGTTCGTTTGCTTTAGCTCGCGTTAAGGCAGAAAATGCGACTAAAGCTCCTAAGTGGTTTGATGAAGTTGATGTAGTGGCAGTTGTTAACGAGAGACCAATGCCTATTATTCGGCTGGAGAAAATCTCTAGAAATACAGAAGAACAATTGGTTATTGATATTGATGGAAGTGGGAGTTTTGATAAAGACGGAAAAATCAATACCTATAAGTGGACGCTAACCGCGCTTAAAAACGATGAGGTTATTGATCAATTGGAATTCAAAAACGATCCTAACCCTATTAAAGTGCTTTTTAAAGAAGACACTAAAGACGCGGATAGCATTTTAGTGGAATTAGAAATTATTGATGATGAGATTTCAAGAGCGACAGATGCAAAGCTATATAAACCATAG
- the typA gene encoding translational GTPase TypA: MENTEFNKKIRNIAIIAHVDHGKTTLVDFMLRQSGVFRQNQDVTERVMDNLDLEKERGITIAAKNCSIWWEDVRINILDTPGHADFGGEVERSLSMVDGVLLLVDAAEGPLPQTRFVLKKALEAGLKIVVVINKIDRKDARPVEVLDEIYNLFIDLDANEHDLDFPVLYAIGREGIAQKTLAVPGTSLAILFDTILKTIPPPSYDPAEPFQMLVSDLDYSDYVGQLAIGRVFNGSARCNDALVCIKEEGAPMPLRVTKLQVYKGISIEPVDEVNPGDIIILAGVENVNIGDTICTLEKPKALPRIKVDEPTVSMMFTMNTSPFAGKEGTFVQSRKILDRLRKETLLNVGIQLESNETDTFIVKGRGEFQMEILLETIRREGFEVSVGRPQVIFKKKDSVTLEPVEHLFIDCDEAHVGVITEKISNRKGQMENMVNHGTGRVRLEFTIPTRCLIGYRNEFLTDTRGTGIMSSYLKGYDEYRGDYQSRLTGSIVADRTGVAASYALQNLELRGNLFIKPGDKVYEGMVVGEYPRDFDINVNAAKGKKLTNMRSSTSDDIIVLKPVLPMTLGRAITFIKDDELVEVTPKSVRLRKKILSVQERRGSHRLKLQQERATEEEDQED; encoded by the coding sequence ATGGAAAATACGGAATTCAATAAGAAGATACGCAATATCGCCATCATCGCGCACGTTGACCACGGCAAGACGACGCTGGTTGATTTTATGCTCCGCCAGAGCGGCGTCTTCCGCCAGAATCAGGATGTCACCGAACGCGTCATGGATAACCTTGACCTGGAAAAAGAGCGCGGGATTACCATCGCCGCCAAGAACTGCTCCATCTGGTGGGAAGATGTCCGGATTAACATCCTCGATACGCCCGGCCACGCCGATTTCGGAGGCGAAGTCGAGCGGAGCCTCAGCATGGTCGATGGCGTTCTCCTTCTGGTTGATGCCGCCGAAGGCCCGCTTCCCCAGACGAGATTCGTCCTAAAGAAAGCCCTTGAAGCCGGACTCAAAATAGTCGTCGTCATAAATAAAATAGACCGTAAAGACGCCCGCCCCGTCGAGGTTCTGGACGAGATATACAATCTCTTTATTGACCTGGACGCCAACGAACACGACCTTGATTTCCCGGTTTTATACGCCATAGGTCGCGAAGGCATCGCCCAGAAAACGCTTGCCGTGCCGGGGACAAGCCTGGCGATACTTTTTGATACCATTCTTAAAACCATTCCCCCGCCTTCGTATGACCCGGCTGAGCCTTTCCAGATGCTCGTTTCCGACCTGGATTATTCCGATTACGTCGGACAGCTTGCCATCGGCAGGGTCTTCAACGGCTCGGCTCGCTGTAACGACGCCCTGGTCTGCATCAAGGAAGAAGGCGCGCCAATGCCCCTGCGCGTGACGAAACTGCAGGTATATAAAGGAATTTCAATCGAGCCGGTTGATGAAGTCAATCCGGGCGATATCATAATTTTAGCAGGAGTGGAAAATGTCAATATCGGCGATACCATCTGCACGCTGGAAAAACCCAAGGCGCTGCCGCGCATCAAGGTGGATGAGCCGACTGTTTCGATGATGTTTACCATGAACACCTCGCCTTTCGCCGGGAAAGAAGGCACTTTTGTCCAATCGCGCAAGATTCTCGACCGCCTGCGCAAGGAAACACTTCTTAATGTCGGCATACAGCTGGAATCCAATGAAACGGATACGTTTATCGTCAAAGGCCGCGGGGAATTCCAGATGGAGATACTCCTGGAAACCATCCGGCGCGAAGGCTTCGAGGTCAGCGTCGGCCGGCCGCAGGTAATATTTAAAAAGAAAGACAGCGTTACACTGGAACCTGTCGAGCATTTATTCATAGATTGCGACGAGGCGCATGTCGGCGTCATCACGGAAAAGATTTCCAACCGCAAGGGACAGATGGAAAATATGGTCAACCACGGCACGGGCCGGGTGCGGCTGGAATTCACCATCCCAACCAGATGCCTTATCGGCTACCGCAATGAGTTCCTGACTGATACGCGCGGAACAGGCATTATGAGTTCATATTTAAAAGGATATGATGAATACCGGGGCGATTACCAATCGCGCCTGACCGGCTCGATTGTGGCGGACAGGACAGGAGTTGCGGCTTCCTATGCCCTGCAGAACCTCGAACTGCGCGGCAATCTTTTCATCAAGCCCGGCGACAAGGTCTACGAAGGAATGGTCGTGGGCGAATACCCGCGCGACTTCGATATCAACGTGAACGCCGCCAAGGGGAAAAAGCTGACTAATATGAGGAGTTCAACGAGCGACGATATCATCGTCCTTAAACCGGTCCTGCCTATGACGCTGGGACGCGCCATCACTTTTATTAAAGACGACGAGCTGGTCGAAGTCACGCCGAAATCCGTCCGCCTGAGGAAGAAGATACTTTCCGTCCAGGAACGCCGGGGCTCGCATCGCTTAAAACTACAGCAGGAACGGGCGACTGAAGAAGAAGACCAAGAAGATTAA
- a CDS encoding peptidylprolyl isomerase, whose translation MGEMTFKFFTKDAPLSCANFIKLAKSGFYNNREFYRVVKGHVIQAGVGEGEGVDYTVKAEFNKNPHITGAVGMARAEDPDSASTEFYICHTPRPHLDGRYTVFGQLTDGFDVLDKIGNTEVEEKMIEGVAFNKPKVPVKILSITIEER comes from the coding sequence ATGGGCGAGATGACCTTCAAGTTCTTCACCAAAGACGCGCCGTTATCTTGCGCTAATTTCATCAAGCTCGCAAAGAGCGGATTCTACAATAACCGCGAGTTCTACCGAGTGGTCAAGGGACACGTCATCCAGGCCGGGGTCGGCGAAGGCGAAGGGGTTGATTACACCGTTAAGGCGGAATTCAATAAGAACCCTCATATCACCGGCGCGGTCGGAATGGCGCGCGCCGAAGACCCGGACAGTGCTTCAACCGAATTCTACATCTGCCACACCCCGCGTCCGCACCTGGACGGCAGATACACGGTCTTCGGGCAGCTGACAGACGGATTCGATGTCCTGGATAAAATAGGCAATACCGAGGTCGAGGAGAAAATGATTGAAGGCGTTGCCTTTAATAAGCCAAAAGTGCCGGTTAAGATTCTTTCTATCACCATTGAAGAAAGATAA